The Pseudomonadota bacterium genome contains a region encoding:
- a CDS encoding ATP-binding protein, giving the protein MLRKPDKKLLVKIPVESAFIPLAVSFVELAAKGLGLDEEAAQELSLAAEEVIAYLTGIGISGQDVVIQCSAGSHFIKTEFSLPVQNIQLHAFNMTARVSAEDEACLDQMGLLIASRMTDRFRISRPADGNLELTLVKLLRYPEIKEETDIQTPKALTNFSIQTPDSAQIKWFVRLVNQFYPAKLFPVDLRYPGKVVDMAAAGDYHILLANGPTGEIGGGLAWKWEGSKTIEVFGPYIFNTNSHPEIARELMETCIGNVAKTPALALISRMPTPQLPEGYLEILGILNALGPDGGAPLTALFRLMHEDSGSVVWAHPDLVEFLQSEYHRLVFLREIQTVLSDGEAEEPFSVLSAETDRHLAVTTLRPIWYGKDYEKILADHVKLLRQESMSAIFFEMDLGLSWQTGFTPGLLKLGFIPRMIIPYAGKADLVIFELEGES; this is encoded by the coding sequence ATGTTGAGAAAACCTGACAAAAAGCTTCTTGTAAAAATCCCTGTTGAAAGTGCTTTTATTCCCCTGGCTGTGTCCTTCGTTGAACTTGCGGCGAAGGGACTGGGTCTGGATGAGGAAGCAGCGCAAGAGTTATCTTTGGCTGCAGAAGAAGTTATTGCCTATCTGACCGGTATTGGTATCAGCGGACAGGATGTTGTAATTCAATGCTCGGCCGGGAGTCATTTTATCAAAACCGAGTTTTCACTTCCGGTTCAAAATATACAGTTGCATGCCTTCAATATGACTGCCAGGGTGAGTGCCGAAGACGAGGCTTGCCTCGATCAGATGGGACTATTAATTGCCTCCAGAATGACCGATCGTTTTCGAATTTCCCGTCCGGCTGATGGTAATCTGGAGTTGACCCTTGTCAAATTATTGCGCTATCCCGAGATCAAAGAAGAGACTGATATCCAGACCCCCAAAGCCCTGACAAATTTCAGTATTCAGACACCGGATTCGGCACAAATCAAATGGTTTGTCCGCCTGGTAAACCAATTCTATCCGGCAAAACTTTTCCCTGTGGATTTAAGATATCCGGGAAAAGTTGTTGATATGGCTGCTGCCGGAGATTACCATATCCTCCTGGCCAACGGGCCTACCGGTGAGATTGGTGGCGGTTTGGCCTGGAAATGGGAAGGTTCCAAGACCATCGAAGTTTTCGGCCCTTACATTTTTAACACAAACAGTCATCCGGAAATAGCCCGGGAACTTATGGAAACTTGCATTGGAAACGTTGCTAAAACCCCGGCATTAGCCCTTATCAGCCGAATGCCGACACCGCAGCTTCCTGAAGGATACCTTGAGATTCTGGGTATCCTGAATGCATTAGGGCCGGATGGTGGCGCACCCTTAACCGCTCTTTTCAGATTAATGCATGAAGATTCCGGCTCAGTGGTATGGGCTCATCCCGATCTGGTCGAATTTCTTCAAAGCGAATACCATCGTTTGGTCTTTCTCCGTGAAATTCAGACAGTCTTATCAGATGGCGAGGCAGAAGAACCTTTTTCCGTTTTAAGTGCCGAAACAGATCGCCACCTTGCTGTTACAACATTAAGACCGATATGGTACGGAAAGGATTATGAGAAGATCCTGGCGGATCATGTTAAATTACTGCGGCAGGAATCGATGAGTGCTATCTTTTTCGAAATGGATTTAGGGCTTTCATGGCAGACCGGTTTCACCCCGGGGTTGCTTAAGCTCGGGTTTATACCCCGCATGATTATCCCTTATGCCGGCAAGGCAGACCTTGTAATTTTTGAGCTGGAAGGCGAATCATGA
- the hisC gene encoding histidinol-phosphate transaminase, whose product MKNTHIERLVPDHIKRFEAYIPSKPDDMLMKMAGCSRLFRLNNNENPLGPPPAARRIIEAYPSLRASVYPSGDAYHLRCKLGDLFGLHPDQILVGNGANEVIGFVIKAFCQEGDNIITADKTFAVYEWVASFSGFEARLVPLKDFTFDDEGMLSLMDERTKIFFVCNPNNPTGTYWSEERLRRFLDRVAGRQIVVVDEAYCEFVEQADFPDGMRLIAEYPNLVIFRTFSKMYALAGLRIGYLAGNREVVDIIRRTCVVYSVNGLAQEAAYVAIEDKEHVLATRTLVRNAKALLTHELDNLGLTYVSGEGNFLMVRLPMSDSLAYRKLMTHGVMVRSMAGFRFPNWIRITIALPEAMNALMEALFEVVKHDR is encoded by the coding sequence ATGAAAAATACGCACATTGAACGTCTGGTGCCGGACCATATAAAACGCTTTGAAGCCTATATCCCCAGCAAGCCCGATGATATGTTGATGAAAATGGCAGGATGCTCCCGGCTTTTTCGCCTTAATAATAATGAAAACCCTCTGGGGCCGCCGCCGGCCGCCCGCAGAATCATTGAAGCCTATCCTTCCCTCAGGGCATCGGTTTATCCCAGCGGTGATGCCTACCATCTGCGATGTAAGCTTGGTGATCTTTTCGGCCTTCATCCGGATCAGATTCTTGTAGGAAACGGCGCCAACGAGGTTATCGGCTTTGTCATCAAGGCTTTTTGTCAGGAAGGAGACAATATCATCACTGCCGACAAAACCTTTGCGGTCTACGAATGGGTGGCGAGCTTTTCCGGTTTTGAGGCCCGGCTTGTACCGTTAAAAGATTTTACCTTTGATGATGAGGGTATGTTAAGCCTTATGGATGAGCGAACCAAGATATTTTTTGTTTGCAATCCCAATAACCCCACCGGAACTTACTGGTCGGAAGAGCGGCTTCGCAGGTTTCTGGATCGGGTGGCCGGCAGACAAATCGTGGTTGTGGACGAGGCATATTGCGAATTTGTGGAGCAAGCGGACTTTCCGGACGGTATGCGCCTTATTGCCGAATACCCCAATCTTGTTATCTTCAGAACCTTTTCGAAAATGTATGCACTGGCCGGGCTTCGCATAGGGTATCTGGCCGGAAATCGGGAGGTTGTGGATATAATTCGGCGAACTTGTGTCGTTTACTCGGTAAACGGTCTGGCTCAGGAAGCGGCATATGTTGCAATAGAAGATAAAGAGCATGTCCTTGCAACGCGGACTTTGGTTCGAAATGCCAAGGCTTTGCTTACCCATGAGCTTGATAATCTTGGACTGACCTATGTCTCGGGTGAGGGTAATTTTCTGATGGTGAGACTTCCCATGAGCGATAGCCTGGCATACCGGAAACTGATGACACACGGTGTAATGGTACGCAGTATGGCCGGATTTCGCTTTCCCAACTGGATCCGTATTACGATTGCGTTGCCAGAGGCCATGAACGCCCTCATGGAGGCGCTTTTTGAGGTGGTGAAGCATGACCGATAA